Sequence from the Pseudomonas frederiksbergensis genome:
CCACGGTCCAGGGCAAACAGTACCCCGCTGGTGCCCGCTCGGACAACGGTGACCCGGTCATTCAACGGATCGACCACCTCGAACAGCGGATCGCCCCGCTCCACCCACTCCCCGGCTTCACGCAGGAAACTCACCACGCCATGGTGCGGCGCGAACAGGTATTGCGTGCCTTCGAATGGCAACCCCTCGCAGCACGCCTGCGGCGCGGCCGGCCAGTCACCATCGATCAAACCCTGCTCCGCAAGGAATCCCAGGATGGCTTCGCAATTGGCCTGGGCCTGCTCGACCCGGGTGTCGCCCATGCTGCCCAACTCCAGCGTCGTCGCCAGGTTGGCGGGCGGAATGGCCGCCTGCGGGAAAATTTTCCCCAGGCGCAACCACGGCGTCGAGCAAGACTCATCGAACGAACTGCCGCCGGAGTCTTCACACAACAACGCCACGCCGGCTCCCAAGCGCGCGGCCAATGAGCGCCACTGCGGCCACTGTTGCGGCAAGGCATACAAGTGGATCGCGGCCTCGAAATCACAGTGCAAGTCCAAGGTCACATCGGCATCGCAGGCGTGGCGGAGCAATAGCCGGTGCAGCGCTTCGAGTTGAGAAGGAGGTGGCGGCAGATCATCCAGCACCTCGACCATCGTCTGGCGGATCAAGGTGATATTGGCAGCCGGGTCATCCCCGAGGCGCTCACCGATGCGTTGCGCCACCGGGGCGCTGAGTTCGACGAAGGAACGGTTGAAATTCTTGCCACTACCGAGCTCGAAACGCCCCATATGAGCGCTTTGCAGATGCTGATCCAGGCCGATGGGATTGGCCACGGGAACGAGCTCGATCACTCCTTTGAGCAGGCCTCGGGCCTCGAGATCGTTGAGTCGTTTCTTCAATTCCCATGCCGTGCGCATGCCCGGTAATTCATCCGCATGCAGGCTCGCCTGGATATACGCCTTGCGCGGCCCATGGCCGTAACGAAACACGCTGAGCGAACGCTCCGTGCCCAGGTGGCTCCAGGGCAAGGTATGGTCGATGCGTTGCATAGGCTCTCCAGATATCGGTTTCTCGACAGGCGCAGGGTAAAACAATTGCCCATGAAAAAGGTGGCCGGCCGGGTCAGCGGCGGGCCACCTGCAGGCTTCAGCGATTAATGCCCGTAGACATCAAAGGCGAAGTACTTGTCTTGCACTTTTTTGTACGTGCCGTTGGCGCGGATTTCAGTGATGGCCGCGTTGAATTTATCGGCAAGCGCCTTATCACCCTTGCGCACCGCAATACCTGCCCCGCCGCCGAAGTACTTGGCGTCCTCGTAGGTCGGCCCCACGAAGGCAAAGCCTTTGCCGGCGTCGGTCTTCAGGAAGCCTTCGTCGAGGGTGACGGAGTCGGCCAGCGTCGCGTCGAGGCGACCGGCAACCATGTCCAGGTTGACTTCCTGCTGGGAGCTGTAGCGCACCAGGTTGATCCCCGCTGGCACCAGCACTTCGGTGGCGAAGCGGTCATGGGTGCTGGCGCGCAACACGCCGACTTTCTTGCCCTTGAGCTCGGTCAGCGGGTCCTCGACGTCGGTGCCCTGCTTCATCACGAAACGCGCCGGGGTGTGGTAGTACTTGATGGTGAAGTCGACGTTTTTCTTGCGATCATCGGTAATGGTCATGGACGACAGGACCGCGTCGATTTTCTTGACCTTCAGCGCCGGGATAAGGCCATCGAATTCCTGCTCGACCCAGACACACTTGACCTTCATCTGCGCGCACAGCGCGTCGCCGATGTCCACATCGAAGCCGGCCAGCTTGCCGTCGGGGGTTTTCATCGAAAAGGGAGGATAGCCGGCCTCGATTCCGAGACGGATCGGCTTGGCGTCTTCGGCCACGGCTGAGAAGGATAATACGGACAGTGCCAGGGCACCGAACATGACAAGCTTCTTCATTTTTGCTCCTGAGTGCGCAGGTTCTTTTGATCGTTATTGGCAGATTCGGAAACAGCGTTCGGTCTGGAAAAACCGAAGTGGGCGGGAGTCTAGAGGGGCACTCGGGAGGGAAATTGCGTCAAGGCGACGGATAGTTATAAAAATATGCTGCTGCGTTGTAACACCGCATTACAGTGGAAGCGACCTGGATCGCTTCCACTTCAGGCGTGCAGTTCAGCAATCGCAGCCGATTGCCTGCTCCGCCACGCGCTCTACGGAACCGGTCAGGCGAAAGCCCTCGTCGAGCCAGCCCATGACACCGCCGATCATTTCCTTGACCGGGTACCCGAGGGTCGCCAGGCGCACCGCAGCCTTATTGGCGCCGTTGCAGTGTGGCCCGGCGCAATAAACCACGAACAAGGTCGTCGGGGGATAGGCCGCCAGCGCCTGCGCCGTTAGCGTACGGGTTGGAAGGTTGATTGCGCCCGGTACGTGCCCGCGTTCGTAGGCCAGCGGTCCGCGCACATCCACCAGGACAAAATCGACGTCGCCCGTTTCCTGGCTGGCATGTACGTCGGAACAATCGGTTTCGAACATCAGGCGCTGGCTGAAGTGTTGCAATGCCAGGTCGGATGGCGCGGCAGGCACTGCTCTAACGGGGCTGGTCATAGGTTCTACTCCTGGAACAAAAAGGGCTCGAAGAGACTTTATCGAGCTGGTGCGTACCGCTACAGTGGCGGATACGACACTCTGTGGGAATTTTCCGTCAAATGCAGCCTGCTCCCGGCCTCGTCGCAATCCTTGCCTACGACGGTCTATGCACGTTCGAATTCGGCGTAGCCGTCGAGATATTCGGCCTGGCCCGGCCCGAGTTCGAGTTTCCCTGGTATGAGCACCGCATCGTCGCCGTCGACGACGGCCCGATGCGCGCCATGGGCGGCTTCCAGGTGCTGGCCGATGGTGGTATGGAACTGCTCGACTGCGCCCGGACGATTATCGTGCCGGGCTGGCGCATTCACAGCGGCCCGCCTTCCGAGGCACTGCTCCAGGCCCTGCGGCGAGCCCATGATCGCGGCGCCCGCTTGCTGTCGATCTGTTCAGGCGCGTTTGTCCTCGCCGCGACCGGACTGCTCGATGGCCTGGGCGCCACGACTCATTGGCGCTACACCGATGAACTCGCCGCGCGATACCCGGCAATCGATGTAGACCCCGACGTGCTGTATGTCGATTCCGGCCAAGTGATCACGTCGGCTGGCAGCGCGGCCGGCATCGATGCGTGCCTGCATCTGGTCGCGCGCGATTGCGGAGCACAAGTCGCCAACGCCGTGGCACGTCGGCTGGTCATGCCGACGCAACGCACCGGTGGCCAGGCACAGTTCATTCCGTCACCGGTCAGCCGCACGCCGCGCAGCGATCTGTCCGGCGTCATGCAATGGGCCCGGGAGCGTCTCCACGAGCCGCTGGGGGTGCGCGAACTGGCGAGTCACGCCGCCATGAGCGAACGAACATTGCTGCGCCGCTTCACCCAGGCATCTGGCCTCTCACCCAAGGCCTGGCTGCAACATGAGCGCCTGGCGCGGGCGCGGGAATTGCTGGAGAGCACCAAGGACAACACCGACATCATTGCCCAGCTCTGCGGTTACCGCTCGGTGGAAAGTTTTCGCGTGGCGTTTCGTAGCGTAGTGGGGGTGGCGCCCTCGGTGTACCGGGAGCGGTTTGGCCGGGGATAAAGGCGCCATCACTTGCGCAACAGGTATGTATCCATGATCCAGCCATTGGCCTGACGCGCTGCCTTGCGGGTGCGTTCGATGTCATCAGCCACGTCCCCCAGCCGACCTGCGACGAGGATTTCGCCTGCCGTTCCCACATAGGCCCCCCAGTAGATCTGCAGGTCAGGATCGTTCACCTGGCGATACGCATCCTCTGCATCGAGCATCACCACCACGCTCGCGGCGTCGCCGACCTGCCCCGCCGCCAACCGTCGGCCAGTGGTAATCTCCAGCGAACCGCCAATGCTGTTCAACGGTACTTTATGTCGCGCCGCGAGGGCCTGGATGCTGGTAATGCCTGGGATCACCTCGAACTCGAAGACGCAGCGTCCCGCATCGAGGATCGCCTGCAGGATTCGCAGCGTGCTGTCGTACAACGATGGATCGCCCCACACCAGGAAACCGCCGCATTGCCCGTCTGAAAGTTCCTCTTCGATCAGCCTTTCAAAAATGGCCTGCTTCGCGCTGTTCAGCTCGGCGACTGTGCTTGCATAGTCTGGGTCGCCACGCTGGCGCTCGGGGCAGCAGGCTTCGACAAAACGGTACGGATGATCAACGATGTAGCGTCGACAGATGTCGCGGCGCAGGTCCAGCAACGCGTCCTTGGCAGGGCCTTTGTCCATCAGGAAGAACACGTCCACCTGATTCAAGGCTTTCACCGCCTGCATCGTCAAGTAGTCCGGATCGCCTGCTCCAATGCCAATCACTAGAAGCTTTTTCATCATGGTGCCTCCAAGGCTCGCAAGCGCCAGACCTCGTTGAATCGCAGGTCAACGACGCCAAGGGGCTCGATATCGATACGGTTGAACATGGCAGGTGAACAGCCCAGCACATTCACCACGGCGGCGCGGATCACGAATGGATGGGTGACGGCCAAGCAATGGCCAGGGGTCGTTTCCAGGGTCGTCAGCCAGTCACCGACACGCCGACACAAGTGACTGACGGATTCACCGCCGTGCGGCGCGGCATCCGGATCGTCACGCCAGGTCCGCAGGTGTTCCGGCTCGCTGGCGAGCAACTCGTCGACGGACATCCCGCGCCATCGTCCGAAATCGCAATCGGCCAGCGCCGGGACCACCCTCTGTGTGTCACCCAACAAGGCCGCCGTCTGGCGCGTGCGCAGCTCGGGCCCGCAGAGCAGATGCCGGACATCACGGTATTGACGACCGACCTCGGGGCGCTTCGCCAGCCAGCCGGCATCCAGCGGTTCGTCCAGGCCGAAGCGAGCGGCTTTCTGAGCGACGGTGCGGCCATGGCAAATCAAGGTCAATCGGGTGGTTTGCACGCTGGGTACTCGGGCGAATGGATGGCGTTCGTGACAGGAAAATCCCGTCATTTCTTGTACATCACCTTATATGAAGTTAAATAAACTTGGACAAAAAGGCGTTAAGTCCGACACCAACTGAAGCAATACCTGACATATGCGGCCACCTCAACCAAACCCTTGCCCTACAAGGGCTACACATAATTCCAGACTTTTTAAACGGAACGTAAAAACCTCTGGACACGTAGCACCTGCTACCCAAATACTATTTTCGACTTAAGGAAAAACAACCCCGACACCCATCCAGGCAAGGAGCACGGATGCCTCTCTCCAGAGACCAGACCAGCGATCCGTGCCTGTTTTTACCGCCATCGGGACGCCGGGCCGTAGGCGCCCTGCGCAAGTGGATGCTGTTCGAAGCTGCGTCCAACGCGCCGGTTCAAACCAGTCCTGCCTTGGGGGCCCGGGAGCCGGCCTCGCCCAAGGCGCCGCCACCTGCCGAACTTTGTGAACACTATGCGTGAATCCATTGAATGCGCCGAATCAGGTCTATACACCAAGCCTGCTTTTCGATTGCTGCGGGAAGCGTCTGAGCACCCGCTGCTGCTGGTTTGTGAACACGCCAGTCGATTCATCCCAGGCGCGTTGAACGACCTGGGCCTGGATGAGACGGCTTCCCAGGATCATGTCGCCTGGGACATCGGCGCCCTGGCCTTGGCCGAGCGATTGTCCGAGACCCTCGGCGCGACGCTGCTGTCGGCCAACTACTCGCGGTTGTTGATCGACTTGAACCGCCCGTTACACGTCCCCGACAGCATTCCGGCGCAAAGCGAGATCTACCAGATCCCCGGTAACCACTCGCTGGACGACGCCACGCGCCTATACCGCCAGCAGTGCCTGTTCCATCCATTCCACGATCAACTGCGAGCCCTGATCGATCGGCGCCTGGCCGACAACCGGGTCGTGCGCGTGGTGGGTATACACAGCTTCACCCCGGTGTTCTACGGTCAGCCGCGCGCACTCGAGGCCGGCGTGCTGTTCGGCGAAGCCAGGGAATACGCCCAGCGCATCGTCGAGGGGCTGGCCAGGCATTCGCTGCGGGTGGCCGGCAACCAGCCCTACAAGGTCAGCCCGTTGAGTGACATGACGGTTCCTGTCCATGGCGACGGTCGCGGCCTGGATTCGGTGTTGATCGAAGTACGTAACGACCAGTTGCGCTGTCCCGAGTCGGTGCGGACCTGGAGCGCCTACCTCGCCCCCCTGCTATAAACACGACGGTTCGGGATTTTCAGCCGCAAGGCTAGCAATGCGTGGACAACGACAGTGATCGTCAAGCCCGGTATCCATCAGCGGGCTCTTTGGAACAGGAGTGCAATCCATGCTGGCTTTACGTCCAGTTCAATTGACCGATTTGCCGCAACTGCAACAGCTGGCCCGCGATAGCCTCGTAGGCGTCACTTCGCTTCCTGACGACATCGACCACCTGCGGGAAAAAATCCTCGCGTCGTGTGCTTCGTTCGAAGCCGAAGTGCAGACCCCAGGTGGGGAAAATTATTTTTTTGTCTTGCAGGACCTTGAATCGGGCCACCTCGCGGGCTGTTCCGAAATCGTCGCCACCACGGGGTGCGGCGAACCGTTCTACAGCTTGCGTAACCGACCGTTCTCCAGTGAATCCCGGGAGCTGAACATCCAGCACGGCGTACCCGCGCTGTCGCTCTGCCAGGATCTGAGCGGCCAAACGCTGCTGCGGGGGTTCCACATCGACGCTTCACGTGTTCGCACGCCGCAGTCGGAGTTGCTCTCCCGGGCACGGCTGATGTTCATCGGTGCCCATCCCCGGCGCTTTGCCGACTCGGTGATTACCGAAATCGTCGGTTTCAGCAGCGAGGATGGCCAGTCACCCTTCTGGGACGCCGTGGGGCAGCATTTTTTCGACCTGCCCTACATCGAGGCCGAACGTCTTTGTGGCCTGCGCAGCCGGACCTTCCTGGCTGAGCTGATGCCTCAATACCCGATCTACGTCCCCATGTTGCCGGCCGCGGCCCAGGCCTGTATCGGGCGAGTCCATCCCGAGGGCCAGGAAGCCTTCGATATCCTCGAGCGCGAGGGTTTCGAAACCAACAACTACGTGGACATCTTTGACGGTGGCCCCACCCTGCACGCCCGAATCGCGAACATCCGCTCGATCGCCCAGAGCCGCTTGGCTATCGCGCGCCAGCGCCGACAGATCGACGCCACGGGTCGTTACCTGGTCAGCAATGATCGCCTGGGTAATTTCCGCGCCATCGTCGCCGACCTGGAAGTCAACGGCGAAAGCTCTGTTTTTCTAGCTCCCGACATGCTGGCCGCACTGGACATCGCAGAGGGTGACTGGATCCGGGTGGCCAGCTTATGAATGCCCGGCATGATCAAGGAGCGACACCATGATTGTCCGCCCGGTCGTCCTGACCGACCTGCCTGCATTGATGGACCTGGCGCGCTGTGCCGGCCCTGGGTTTACCAGCCTGCCGGCGAATGAAGAACGCTTGGCGCACCGGGTGCGCTGGGCCCAGCGAACGTTCGCCGGGCAGGTTGAACGGGCCGATGCCGACTACCTGTTCGTGCTGGAGGATGATGACCGGCAGGTGGTGGGGATCAGTGCGCTGACCGGTGCGGTTGGGGTACGCGAGCCCTGGTACAACTATCGCGTGGGTGTGACGGTCAGCTCGGCGCCTGAATTGGGCATCCAGCGACAGATCCCGACGCTGTTTCTCAACAACGAAATGACCGGACAATCGGAAATCTGCTCGTTGTTCCTGCGTCCCGAGCAGCGCCGGGGCCATAACGGTCGTTTGCTGTCCTTGGCGCGCTTGCTGTTCGTCGCCGAGTTCCCGACCCTCTTTGGTGAAAAACTCATTGCCGAACTGCGCGGCCATGCCGATGAGCAGGGCTGCTCGCCCTTCTGGGACAGCCTGGGAAGGCACTTCTTCCAGAAGGATTTCAGCTACGCCGATCAGCTGTCCGGCATGGGTAACAAGTCATTCATCGCCGAGCTGATGCCGCGCCAGCCGCTCTATACGTGCCTGCTCACCGAACAAGCCCAGGCCGTGATCGGCAAGGCTCATCCCAATACCGAACCGGCCTTGAGGATCCTCAGTGCAGAAGGTTTCGCCCACAAGGGATACGTCGATATTTTCGATGCTGGCCCGGTGGTCGAGGCAACGGTGTCGAAGATCCGTAGCGTGCGCGACAGCCAACCGCTGACGTTGGCAGTCGGCATACCGGACGAACAGGCGCCGGTCTGGCTGATTCACAACCGACGCTTGGAAAACTGCCGCGTCACCAGCGCCCGCGCCCACTTGCATGGCCACAACCTGCTTGTCGA
This genomic interval carries:
- a CDS encoding ABC transporter substrate-binding protein, giving the protein MKKLVMFGALALSVLSFSAVAEDAKPIRLGIEAGYPPFSMKTPDGKLAGFDVDIGDALCAQMKVKCVWVEQEFDGLIPALKVKKIDAVLSSMTITDDRKKNVDFTIKYYHTPARFVMKQGTDVEDPLTELKGKKVGVLRASTHDRFATEVLVPAGINLVRYSSQQEVNLDMVAGRLDATLADSVTLDEGFLKTDAGKGFAFVGPTYEDAKYFGGGAGIAVRKGDKALADKFNAAITEIRANGTYKKVQDKYFAFDVYGH
- a CDS encoding M14 family metallopeptidase, with translation MQRIDHTLPWSHLGTERSLSVFRYGHGPRKAYIQASLHADELPGMRTAWELKKRLNDLEARGLLKGVIELVPVANPIGLDQHLQSAHMGRFELGSGKNFNRSFVELSAPVAQRIGERLGDDPAANITLIRQTMVEVLDDLPPPPSQLEALHRLLLRHACDADVTLDLHCDFEAAIHLYALPQQWPQWRSLAARLGAGVALLCEDSGGSSFDESCSTPWLRLGKIFPQAAIPPANLATTLELGSMGDTRVEQAQANCEAILGFLAEQGLIDGDWPAAPQACCEGLPFEGTQYLFAPHHGVVSFLREAGEWVERGDPLFEVVDPLNDRVTVVRAGTSGVLFALDRGRYTQPGIWQAKVAGREPIRAGKLIND
- the astA gene encoding arginine N-succinyltransferase, which produces MIVRPVVLTDLPALMDLARCAGPGFTSLPANEERLAHRVRWAQRTFAGQVERADADYLFVLEDDDRQVVGISALTGAVGVREPWYNYRVGVTVSSAPELGIQRQIPTLFLNNEMTGQSEICSLFLRPEQRRGHNGRLLSLARLLFVAEFPTLFGEKLIAELRGHADEQGCSPFWDSLGRHFFQKDFSYADQLSGMGNKSFIAELMPRQPLYTCLLTEQAQAVIGKAHPNTEPALRILSAEGFAHKGYVDIFDAGPVVEATVSKIRSVRDSQPLTLAVGIPDEQAPVWLIHNRRLENCRVTSARAHLHGHNLLVDRITAKRLQVQPGDTVRAVPLHKQGRQAKAA
- a CDS encoding histidine phosphatase family protein, whose amino-acid sequence is MQTTRLTLICHGRTVAQKAARFGLDEPLDAGWLAKRPEVGRQYRDVRHLLCGPELRTRQTAALLGDTQRVVPALADCDFGRWRGMSVDELLASEPEHLRTWRDDPDAAPHGGESVSHLCRRVGDWLTTLETTPGHCLAVTHPFVIRAAVVNVLGCSPAMFNRIDIEPLGVVDLRFNEVWRLRALEAP
- the cobF gene encoding precorrin-6A synthase (deacetylating), which codes for MKKLLVIGIGAGDPDYLTMQAVKALNQVDVFFLMDKGPAKDALLDLRRDICRRYIVDHPYRFVEACCPERQRGDPDYASTVAELNSAKQAIFERLIEEELSDGQCGGFLVWGDPSLYDSTLRILQAILDAGRCVFEFEVIPGITSIQALAARHKVPLNSIGGSLEITTGRRLAAGQVGDAASVVVMLDAEDAYRQVNDPDLQIYWGAYVGTAGEILVAGRLGDVADDIERTRKAARQANGWIMDTYLLRK
- a CDS encoding N-formylglutamate amidohydrolase; translation: MRESIECAESGLYTKPAFRLLREASEHPLLLVCEHASRFIPGALNDLGLDETASQDHVAWDIGALALAERLSETLGATLLSANYSRLLIDLNRPLHVPDSIPAQSEIYQIPGNHSLDDATRLYRQQCLFHPFHDQLRALIDRRLADNRVVRVVGIHSFTPVFYGQPRALEAGVLFGEAREYAQRIVEGLARHSLRVAGNQPYKVSPLSDMTVPVHGDGRGLDSVLIEVRNDQLRCPESVRTWSAYLAPLL
- a CDS encoding arginine N-succinyltransferase, encoding MLALRPVQLTDLPQLQQLARDSLVGVTSLPDDIDHLREKILASCASFEAEVQTPGGENYFFVLQDLESGHLAGCSEIVATTGCGEPFYSLRNRPFSSESRELNIQHGVPALSLCQDLSGQTLLRGFHIDASRVRTPQSELLSRARLMFIGAHPRRFADSVITEIVGFSSEDGQSPFWDAVGQHFFDLPYIEAERLCGLRSRTFLAELMPQYPIYVPMLPAAAQACIGRVHPEGQEAFDILEREGFETNNYVDIFDGGPTLHARIANIRSIAQSRLAIARQRRQIDATGRYLVSNDRLGNFRAIVADLEVNGESSVFLAPDMLAALDIAEGDWIRVASL
- the ftrA gene encoding transcriptional regulator FtrA, coding for MQPAPGLVAILAYDGLCTFEFGVAVEIFGLARPEFEFPWYEHRIVAVDDGPMRAMGGFQVLADGGMELLDCARTIIVPGWRIHSGPPSEALLQALRRAHDRGARLLSICSGAFVLAATGLLDGLGATTHWRYTDELAARYPAIDVDPDVLYVDSGQVITSAGSAAGIDACLHLVARDCGAQVANAVARRLVMPTQRTGGQAQFIPSPVSRTPRSDLSGVMQWARERLHEPLGVRELASHAAMSERTLLRRFTQASGLSPKAWLQHERLARARELLESTKDNTDIIAQLCGYRSVESFRVAFRSVVGVAPSVYRERFGRG
- a CDS encoding rhodanese-like domain-containing protein yields the protein MTSPVRAVPAAPSDLALQHFSQRLMFETDCSDVHASQETGDVDFVLVDVRGPLAYERGHVPGAINLPTRTLTAQALAAYPPTTLFVVYCAGPHCNGANKAAVRLATLGYPVKEMIGGVMGWLDEGFRLTGSVERVAEQAIGCDC